Proteins from one Embleya scabrispora genomic window:
- a CDS encoding helix-turn-helix domain-containing protein, translated as MTPNGTKIKALRTARGMTLRDLAAATGLDNGNLSRIERGTRGVRPKTLATLADFYGTTIDALRLRRPPTRRHPDRNGGPTRHTIDARRAR; from the coding sequence GTGACGCCGAACGGGACGAAGATCAAAGCCCTGAGAACGGCACGCGGGATGACCCTGCGCGACCTTGCCGCAGCCACCGGCCTCGACAACGGAAACCTGTCGAGGATCGAGCGCGGTACGCGTGGTGTACGCCCCAAGACGCTCGCCACTCTCGCCGACTTCTACGGGACCACGATCGACGCTCTCCGGCTCAGGCGGCCTCCGACCCGGCGGCACCCGGACCGCAACGGCGGCCCGACCCGCCACACGATCGACGCCCGCCGAGCACGCTGA
- a CDS encoding transposase — protein MREVRTSGRPVAHVARDLGTHNEDLRNCVRQAEADAGERADRSTTAASQEVRQLRRKNPELRRTNEILKAASVSSAQKIDRPRTRPSR, from the coding sequence ATCCGGGAGGTACGTACCTCCGGGCGTCCGGTCGCCCATGTCGCCCGGGACCTGGGTACCCACAACGAGGACCTGCGGAACTGTGTCCGCCAGGCCGAGGCCGACGCCGGGGAGCGGGCCGACCGCTCGACCACCGCCGCGTCGCAGGAAGTGAGGCAACTCCGCAGGAAAAACCCCGAGTTGCGGCGGACCAACGAGATCCTCAAGGCCGCCTCGGTGTCTTCTGCGCAGAAGATCGACCGTCCCCGGACGAGGCCGAGCAGGTGA
- a CDS encoding helix-turn-helix transcriptional regulator, whose amino-acid sequence MTLVWAPVANAIRKAREHMKLSQDELAVRADVRRTTITNLEGGYTYTRIPTTIEDVGAVLGWPDPMNDARRIADGGSPPPLVSTPVAIQVSGRRKSKSQAYRKPAGEGSGSPPSRPALARGMPLRVERQLGQDNQVVDSTIIEVDGLKVVVLLMAPRGRRSPTINWHPAPRCGPSWRHASAI is encoded by the coding sequence ATGACTCTCGTCTGGGCACCCGTAGCCAACGCCATCCGCAAGGCACGTGAGCATATGAAGCTCTCCCAGGACGAACTAGCCGTGCGCGCCGACGTGCGACGCACGACCATCACGAACCTCGAGGGCGGGTACACCTACACCCGCATCCCGACGACGATCGAGGACGTCGGCGCGGTGCTCGGCTGGCCAGACCCAATGAACGACGCCCGCCGCATAGCGGACGGTGGGAGCCCCCCGCCCCTGGTCTCGACCCCCGTCGCCATCCAGGTCAGCGGGCGACGCAAGAGCAAGTCCCAGGCATATCGGAAACCCGCCGGCGAGGGCTCGGGGTCACCGCCCTCCCGGCCGGCGCTCGCCCGCGGCATGCCGTTGCGCGTGGAACGACAACTCGGCCAGGACAACCAGGTCGTCGACAGCACGATCATCGAGGTCGACGGCCTCAAGGTCGTCGTCCTACTGATGGCCCCGAGGGGGCGGAGGTCTCCGACGATCAACTGGCATCCGGCACCGCGCTGTGGTCCGAGTTGGAGGCACGCAAGCGCAATATGA
- a CDS encoding tyrosine-type recombinase/integrase: MIDHLPDKSLGVDPVCRVLDLSPSTYLARKKRPKSARQPRDVFARAACAEWTLPIRSPVSCSRVRTVRRCGRRPCWTASRHWSAQAGVPQFTMHDLRRVAATLTITAGVPLTVVSKTLRHSTLSTTANIYAHLTRQAAHDAVDAIEAALVGAEGEDARIDLPSRLRPHRDHPARLRDLSKPLYAAAIRGRSMMWLGGGRRPCDHTATTSPRNAEKAAFPFLRRRPPTCVNAGRDDRI, from the coding sequence GTGATCGACCACCTGCCCGACAAAAGTCTCGGGGTCGATCCCGTATGCCGGGTGCTCGATCTGTCGCCGTCGACGTACTTGGCGCGCAAGAAGCGTCCCAAGTCTGCTCGGCAACCGCGCGACGTGTTTGCGCGAGCGGCTTGCGCCGAGTGGACCCTGCCGATCCGTTCACCGGTCTCGTGTTCACGCGTGAGAACGGTCCGCCGTTGCGGCCGCAGGCCCTGCTGGACCGCTTCCCGCCACTGGTCCGCCCAGGCGGGGGTTCCACAGTTCACGATGCACGACCTGCGGCGCGTGGCGGCGACGTTGACGATTACGGCGGGCGTGCCGTTGACGGTGGTGTCCAAGACATTGCGGCACTCGACGTTGTCGACGACGGCGAACATCTACGCCCATCTGACCCGGCAGGCCGCCCACGATGCGGTGGACGCCATCGAGGCGGCCCTCGTCGGCGCCGAAGGCGAGGACGCGAGGATCGACCTGCCGAGTCGGCTGCGACCACACCGCGACCACCCGGCCCGGCTCCGCGACCTGTCCAAACCGCTCTACGCCGCTGCGATAAGGGGTCGTTCGATGATGTGGCTCGGGGGCGGTCGACGGCCGTGCGACCACACTGCGACCACCAGCCCTCGAAATGCGGAAAAGGCCGCCTTCCCATTTCTGAGAAGACGGCCTCCGACCTGCGTAAACGCTGGTCGGGACGACAGGATTTGA